ATAAGTACATAAGTCAATTCACAACTATTTCTGTATATGCTACATTGACAATGAGGTGTATGGACCCTAAAATGTAGCCTGTGGGGAACCGTTGTACAATCGAAGCATGAAAGTGAGATCACAACTGCGCTTGCTCATTGCACAAAAAGAGCATCAAGAAGGGCAACGGTACTCACTACGTGCCGTTGTGAACGCTACGAAACCGTATACAGGAACGGGTAAGGGTGTCCCAATATCAACTATTCAAGGGCTGCTTAATGATGATTGGAATAGGCTAGATCGAGATTCGATCAATGCTCTATGTCAGTGGCTTGCATGTACGCCGGGAGATTTATTGAAGTTGGAGGGATAGCGCCCGCGTGGCTGGTACCCACCGGGCGCATGGTTGCTTTGAGCAAGCAAGCAACCATGCGAGTATACCATTTTGCCCATCAATGGACGTGTCCATAGTATCGTATACTGGCGTCCATGGACGAATGGATCGACATATCAGAAGCATCACGCCGCATCAAGCGGACGGATCGCCAAGTTCGGCGGTATGTAGAGAAGGGCCGTATTCGTAGCCGTCGGCGTGGGGCCTATGTGGAGTACCACGCAGGCGACGTTGATACCCTAGCGGCTGAACTGCCCCAGGATGAGCGCCCCCGCGCCGAGCCTCAGCAGCTTATGACACGGGGTGAAATGCTTGGCCTGGTCGAACGGCTCCAGCAGCAGCTCGCAGAAGCCGCCGCGAGAGAGGGATACCTACGCGCCCAGCTGGAGCAGCGGCCAGAGCTGCCAGACACCCAAGCGGTCAAGGATGATCTGGTGCAGGCCCGAGCTGAACGGGATGCGCTGCAACACCAAATTGATGCGTTGCAGCAGGGCAGCCGTAGGGCCTGGATACTTGCCCTAGCCGCGCTCGCTATTCTGGCTATCGTAGTCATTCTCGTCTTGGTGCTCCACTAAGAGGCCCGGACGGACGTCCGGGCTTCCTTGACATGTCCATACTGACGTCTATAGGCTTCCCTATCGGTGCTATACTGGCAAAAAATGAGGCCGTGGTGTGTCCGCACCACGGCCAGCGCTGGAAAGGGCTAACAGACCAGCGCCTAGCCACAGAATACCACAGCGGAAAGGGCTAACACAATGCTTCACCACTATGACGAACGCCTAGCGGGACACAGTGACCGCAGTGATCGCAACGACCGTATGACCCGCGTGGCCGCCCATCTGGCCATGCCCATAGCCACCCTGACCGGCCTAGTAGCCATGGCCCTGCTAGCCCGCGACACCTTCGACCCACTGGCCCGCGAGCGCGCCGCGCTTGAGTTGGCGCGCCAACAGCAGATCAACGTGCAGCTGGCCAGCTATGATGTATTCCTAGCCGCCGCGTGGCGCACGCTGCCCCTGGCCCTGGCCGCTGGCGCGGGCCTCGTGGCACTGATCCTCATCTACCGCCGGTGGGCCGACGTGGCCGCCGTGCAGGCGCACTACACTGTGCAGGCCCTGGCCGCTCGCTACCAAGTGCCCGTGCCCCACACTTTCACCTACAGCCCCCACACCAGCCAGGCGGCCTCACGCGCCGCCGACATGGCCCACGAGGCCCAGGCCAGCGCCCTGGCCGCCCTGGGCGCTCCTGTGGTTGCTGAGCCGGTGAGCGCGCCCAGCTTTGCCGAGCTGCTCACTGCTGGCCAGGTAGGGAAGGGCAACCCGCTGCTGCTGGGCGTTGACCTGACCAGCGGTGAGCCGGTGCACGGTTCCTGGCTCGATCTGTACAGCACCGCCGTAGCGGGCCTGCCTGGCCAGGGCAAGACCACGAGCCAGCGCTTCCTCGCTGCCCAATCGGCGCTGCACGGCGCGCGCTTCGTGGTGTGCGACCCGCACGCGGGCGCGGCTGATGACAGCCTAGGGGCCACGCTTGACCCGCTGCGCAGCACCTACCTGTGCGACGTGGCCGACACCGACGCCGCCATACTGGACGCCGTGCGGTATGTA
The Chloroflexia bacterium SDU3-3 genome window above contains:
- a CDS encoding helix-turn-helix transcriptional regulator, coding for MKVRSQLRLLIAQKEHQEGQRYSLRAVVNATKPYTGTGKGVPISTIQGLLNDDWNRLDRDSINALCQWLACTPGDLLKLEG